One Kiritimatiellia bacterium genomic window carries:
- a CDS encoding cation diffusion facilitator family transporter, with protein sequence MSTAHLPSGGAAREAAIRTGMITGGIDTVITLGAMVAANSAVLLADFFKTFLEFLAVLLSWLAIRRINRGGGATYEYGLGKLENLGSLLVGVLMTVCLLIITGNAVRNMLHPAHIRGLGVWISMGAQLLYAVINGRLGLRGWRMAKAEASPLMASQARLLLTRAVANVFILSSLVLSVALSRFHWAQYIDPLSSLVIAASILMAALGIFSSSVSDLLDRTLEESDQLVILRELARYFDDYEALHGIRSRRSGTDVYIDILLEFHPDRKMGDIHEVAEQMRRHIEEQVRGSRVTIGLARAGTPAP encoded by the coding sequence ATGAGCACAGCCCATCTGCCTTCCGGCGGCGCCGCGCGCGAGGCCGCCATCCGCACCGGCATGATCACCGGCGGGATCGACACCGTCATCACCCTCGGCGCCATGGTCGCGGCCAACTCGGCCGTGCTGCTGGCCGACTTCTTCAAGACCTTCCTCGAGTTCCTGGCCGTGCTGCTCTCCTGGCTGGCCATCCGCCGGATCAACCGGGGCGGCGGCGCGACCTACGAGTACGGGCTCGGCAAGCTGGAGAACCTCGGCAGCCTGCTCGTCGGCGTGCTGATGACCGTCTGCCTGCTGATCATCACCGGCAACGCCGTGCGGAACATGCTGCACCCGGCGCACATCCGCGGGCTCGGCGTATGGATCAGCATGGGGGCGCAGCTGCTCTATGCCGTGATCAACGGCCGGCTGGGCCTGCGCGGCTGGCGCATGGCGAAGGCGGAGGCGTCCCCCTTGATGGCCTCCCAGGCCCGCCTGCTGTTGACCCGCGCCGTGGCCAACGTCTTCATCCTGTCCTCGCTGGTCTTGAGCGTGGCCTTGAGCCGCTTCCACTGGGCCCAGTACATCGACCCGCTGTCCTCGCTCGTGATCGCGGCCTCCATCCTGATGGCCGCGCTCGGGATCTTCTCCTCGTCCGTGTCCGACCTGCTGGACCGCACGCTCGAGGAGTCCGACCAGCTGGTCATCCTGCGGGAGCTGGCGCGCTACTTCGACGACTACGAGGCGTTGCACGGCATCCGGTCGCGCCGGTCCGGGACGGACGTGTACATCGATATCCTTCTGGAGTTCCACCCGGACCGCAAGATGGGGGATATCCACGAGGTCGCCGAGCAGATGCGGCGCCACATCGAGGAGCAGGTCCGCGGCAGCCGCGTCACCATCGGCCTCGCGCGAGCGGGCACGCCCGCGCCTTAG
- a CDS encoding DUF721 domain-containing protein: MARRRKSFNRGSWEVQRERLRLEGRAPPPDFAVASLSDVLPGVVKKMGLAAPFWMESLRRDWPSIVGPDVAKRSRPGHLDNKTLTIFVSHPTWLMELKRMERQVLERVRAACGGETVRAVRLALDPGDR, translated from the coding sequence ATGGCTCGGCGACGGAAGAGCTTCAACCGGGGATCGTGGGAGGTGCAGCGCGAACGCCTGCGCCTGGAGGGCCGCGCGCCGCCGCCGGATTTCGCCGTGGCCTCCCTCTCGGACGTCCTGCCCGGCGTGGTCAAGAAAATGGGCCTCGCCGCGCCGTTCTGGATGGAGAGCCTGCGCCGCGACTGGCCCTCCATCGTCGGGCCCGATGTGGCGAAGCGGTCCCGGCCGGGGCACCTGGACAACAAGACCCTGACCATCTTCGTCAGCCACCCGACGTGGCTCATGGAGCTCAAGCGCATGGAGCGGCAGGTACTCGAACGCGTGAGGGCGGCCTGCGGCGGCGAGACGGTGCGCGCCGTCCGCCTGGCCCTGGATCCCGGGGACCGCTGA
- the glgB gene encoding 1,4-alpha-glucan branching protein GlgB: MKPILHETAILSVVHGTHGSPYDVLGMHATGAEMPGTVARSYQPYAQRVELLEKEGGAAHEMARIHNDGLFEVFFPDRAPFAYRLRMTGYDGHQWELEDPYRFPLQITDFDLYLFGEGTHFRTYEKMGAHPMTIDGVEGVHFAVWAPNAVRVSVIGWFNRWDGRHHPMQHRGSSGLWEIFLPALQPGDLYKFEIKGHHGFLAQKADPYAFFSELRPRSASVVWNLHRHEWKDAEWLERRRRANWHESPISVYELHPGSWKRVPEEGHRMLTYREMADQLIPYVKGLGYTHIEMLPISEHPFDGSWGYQTIGYYAPTSRFGNPDDFMYFVDRCHQEGIGVLLDWVPAHFPKDGHGLAFFDGSHLYEHADPRKGEHRDWGTLIFNYGRNEVRTFLLANALYWADVYHIDGLRVDAVASMLYLDYSRKEGEWIPNQFGGRENLEAVDFLKKFNEVIHAEFPGFLTFAEESTAWPMVSRPTYLGGLGFDFKWNMGWMHDMLEYITKEPVHRKYHHNDITFSLLYAFTENFILPFSHDEVVHGKRAMLDKMPGDLWQKFANLRLLYAYMHAHPGKKLLFMGGEFGQWREWNHADSLDWHLCEYDSHRKLQTFVGTLNKLYRDFGALHQVDFSWEGFEWIDFHDWEQSIVSFFRRGKDPRDILVCIFNFTPVPRQGYRVGVPLPGVYEEVLNTDADCFGGSHVVNVHTLNTDEIPWMGRPWSVPLTLPPLGAVWLRLIS; encoded by the coding sequence ATGAAACCCATACTGCACGAAACCGCCATTCTCTCCGTGGTCCACGGCACGCACGGCTCCCCCTACGACGTGCTCGGCATGCACGCCACCGGCGCCGAGATGCCCGGCACGGTCGCGCGCTCCTACCAGCCGTACGCCCAGCGCGTGGAACTGCTGGAAAAGGAGGGCGGCGCCGCCCACGAGATGGCGCGCATCCATAACGACGGGCTTTTCGAGGTGTTCTTCCCGGACCGCGCCCCGTTCGCCTACCGGCTGCGCATGACGGGCTACGACGGGCACCAGTGGGAGCTCGAGGACCCCTACCGCTTCCCGCTCCAGATCACCGACTTCGACCTGTACCTCTTCGGCGAGGGCACGCACTTCCGGACCTACGAGAAGATGGGCGCGCACCCGATGACGATCGACGGCGTCGAGGGCGTCCACTTCGCGGTCTGGGCGCCCAACGCGGTCCGCGTCAGCGTGATCGGCTGGTTCAACCGCTGGGACGGCCGCCACCACCCGATGCAGCACCGCGGGAGCTCCGGCCTCTGGGAGATCTTCCTGCCCGCGCTGCAGCCGGGCGACCTCTACAAGTTCGAGATCAAGGGGCACCATGGCTTTCTCGCGCAGAAGGCCGACCCGTACGCGTTCTTCTCCGAGCTGCGCCCGCGTTCCGCGTCGGTCGTCTGGAACCTCCACCGGCACGAGTGGAAAGACGCCGAGTGGCTGGAGCGCCGCCGGCGCGCGAACTGGCACGAGTCGCCGATCAGCGTCTACGAACTGCACCCGGGCTCCTGGAAGCGCGTGCCGGAGGAGGGCCACCGGATGCTGACCTACCGCGAGATGGCCGACCAGCTCATCCCGTACGTCAAGGGCCTCGGCTACACGCACATCGAGATGCTGCCGATCTCCGAGCACCCGTTCGACGGCTCGTGGGGCTACCAGACCATCGGCTACTACGCCCCGACCTCGCGGTTCGGCAACCCGGACGACTTCATGTACTTCGTGGACCGCTGCCACCAGGAGGGGATCGGCGTGCTCCTCGACTGGGTGCCCGCGCACTTCCCCAAGGACGGGCACGGCCTGGCCTTCTTCGACGGCTCGCACCTCTACGAGCACGCCGACCCGCGCAAGGGCGAGCACCGCGACTGGGGCACGCTGATCTTCAACTACGGCCGCAACGAGGTCCGCACCTTCCTGCTCGCCAACGCCCTGTACTGGGCCGACGTCTACCATATCGACGGGCTGCGCGTGGACGCCGTCGCGAGCATGCTCTACCTCGACTACTCCCGCAAGGAGGGCGAGTGGATCCCGAACCAGTTCGGCGGCCGCGAGAACCTCGAGGCCGTGGACTTCCTCAAGAAGTTCAACGAGGTCATCCACGCGGAGTTCCCCGGCTTCCTGACCTTCGCCGAGGAATCCACCGCGTGGCCCATGGTCTCCCGCCCGACCTACCTCGGCGGCCTGGGTTTCGACTTCAAGTGGAACATGGGCTGGATGCACGACATGCTCGAGTACATCACCAAGGAGCCCGTCCACCGCAAGTACCACCACAACGACATCACCTTCTCGCTGCTCTACGCCTTCACCGAGAACTTTATTCTCCCCTTCTCCCACGACGAGGTCGTGCACGGGAAGCGGGCGATGCTCGACAAGATGCCCGGCGACCTGTGGCAGAAGTTCGCCAACCTGCGCCTGCTCTACGCCTACATGCATGCGCACCCCGGCAAGAAGCTGCTCTTCATGGGCGGCGAGTTCGGCCAGTGGCGCGAGTGGAACCACGCGGACAGCCTCGACTGGCACCTCTGCGAGTACGATTCGCACCGCAAGCTCCAGACCTTCGTCGGCACGCTGAACAAGCTCTATCGCGACTTCGGCGCGCTGCACCAGGTGGACTTCTCGTGGGAGGGCTTCGAGTGGATCGACTTCCACGACTGGGAGCAGAGCATCGTTTCGTTCTTCCGGCGCGGCAAGGATCCGCGCGACATCCTGGTCTGCATCTTCAACTTCACCCCCGTGCCGCGCCAGGGGTACCGGGTGGGCGTTCCCCTGCCCGGCGTGTACGAGGAAGTGCTCAACACCGACGCGGACTGCTTCGGCGGCAGCCACGTCGTCAACGTGCACACCCTCAACACGGACGAGATCCCGTGGATGGGCCGGCCGTGGTCCGTCCCGCTGACCCTCCCGCCCCTGGGCGCGGTCTGGTTGCGGCTGATTTCGTAG
- a CDS encoding formylglycine-generating enzyme family protein yields the protein MRKLGILIWLAAAWPAGAQEAVIESFDSSGKVTFNEMSNAVGYRVEWAAGLNGAWTNFATAAAALDRIPAAGSGMVTALVPMAYRVVAVTNWSEYMVIDISGETNAPSYPVTYLSAAPPGGWTYEHKTTKLVLRRITQGAFTMGSPESELGRGFDEDQHPVTLTKDFYIGVFEVTQMQWYYVMRNWPGWFITDRYERPVERVSYYEIRENPNNSDDGAVDWPNNSAVNANSFVGKLRAKTGLATLDLPTEAQWEYACRAGTSSALNSGLNLTSQQSCTNVAAVGRYWYNGGSEWGSSQDGDASVGTAIAGSYQPNAWGLYDMHGNVLELCLDWHAAYSGSATNPPGAVSGSHRVRRGGAWIEPAAECRSANRSTLYPYQQAYDTGFRLAITLP from the coding sequence ATGAGGAAACTTGGAATTCTGATTTGGCTGGCGGCGGCATGGCCCGCCGGCGCGCAGGAGGCGGTGATCGAGTCGTTCGATTCGAGCGGAAAGGTCACCTTCAACGAAATGTCCAACGCCGTGGGGTACCGGGTGGAATGGGCCGCCGGGCTGAACGGGGCCTGGACCAACTTCGCGACGGCCGCCGCGGCCCTGGACCGTATCCCGGCGGCCGGCTCCGGCATGGTGACGGCCCTGGTGCCGATGGCCTACCGGGTGGTGGCGGTGACCAATTGGTCGGAATACATGGTGATCGATATTTCGGGTGAGACCAACGCGCCGAGCTACCCGGTGACCTATCTCTCCGCCGCGCCGCCGGGCGGGTGGACGTACGAACACAAGACCACCAAGCTGGTCCTGCGGAGGATTACGCAGGGCGCCTTCACGATGGGCAGCCCCGAGTCTGAACTGGGGCGGGGCTTCGACGAAGACCAGCACCCGGTGACGCTGACGAAAGACTTCTACATCGGGGTCTTCGAGGTCACGCAGATGCAGTGGTACTACGTGATGAGGAATTGGCCGGGCTGGTTCATCACGGACCGCTACGAGCGTCCCGTGGAGAGGGTGAGTTACTACGAGATCCGGGAGAACCCGAACAACAGCGATGATGGGGCCGTGGATTGGCCGAACAACAGCGCCGTGAACGCGAACTCCTTCGTCGGGAAGCTGCGGGCGAAGACGGGCCTGGCGACGCTGGACCTTCCCACCGAGGCGCAGTGGGAATACGCGTGCCGGGCGGGAACCTCGTCAGCGCTGAATAGCGGTCTGAATCTGACGAGTCAGCAATCGTGCACGAACGTGGCGGCGGTGGGGCGGTACTGGTACAACGGGGGGTCGGAGTGGGGGTCCAGCCAGGACGGGGACGCCAGCGTGGGCACGGCGATCGCGGGATCGTACCAGCCCAACGCCTGGGGTTTGTACGATATGCACGGGAACGTGTTGGAGTTGTGCCTGGACTGGCATGCGGCGTATTCCGGCTCGGCGACCAATCCGCCGGGCGCGGTTTCGGGGTCGCACCGCGTGAGGCGGGGCGGGGCTTGGATCGAGCCCGCCGCCGAATGCCGTTCCGCGAACCGGAGCACCCTGTATCCCTACCAGCAAGCCTACGACACCGGCTTCCGCCTCGCCATCACCCTGCCATGA
- a CDS encoding class I SAM-dependent methyltransferase, protein MYTIHERPEPVYGLKYRPSLEPGRDDHTDFYAEFHRHVPREFSPANQAVLREALLSVPRPRCIVEIGVQRNPLPESSTGILLRHKPADCAFIGIDIEDKSHLADAGARVYTLQMDSADRARAYALLDRLGLDSIDFLFIDGWHSVNQCLADWRYVERLSPDGVVVMHDTNVHPGPVAVFEAIDEKLFEKAKHCTEGPDWGIAVIRRRAGCRTPASLSRR, encoded by the coding sequence ATGTACACCATCCACGAGCGGCCGGAGCCCGTCTACGGCCTGAAGTACCGGCCCAGCCTCGAGCCCGGGCGCGACGACCACACGGATTTCTACGCCGAGTTCCACCGCCACGTTCCGCGCGAGTTCTCGCCCGCCAACCAGGCCGTGCTCCGGGAGGCGCTGTTGAGCGTGCCGCGCCCGCGCTGCATCGTGGAAATCGGGGTCCAGCGCAACCCGCTGCCGGAATCCTCGACGGGAATCCTGCTCCGGCACAAGCCCGCGGACTGCGCGTTCATCGGCATCGACATCGAGGACAAGAGCCACCTGGCCGATGCCGGCGCGCGCGTGTACACGCTCCAGATGGATTCGGCAGACCGGGCCCGGGCCTACGCCCTGCTGGACCGGCTGGGCCTGGACAGCATCGACTTCCTCTTCATCGACGGCTGGCACTCCGTGAACCAGTGCCTGGCCGACTGGCGCTACGTGGAACGGCTTTCGCCGGACGGCGTGGTGGTCATGCACGACACCAACGTCCACCCCGGCCCGGTGGCCGTCTTCGAGGCCATCGACGAGAAGCTGTTCGAAAAAGCCAAGCACTGCACCGAGGGCCCGGACTGGGGCATCGCGGTCATCCGCCGGCGCGCCGGGTGTCGAACCCCGGCGAGCTTGTCTCGCCGGTGA
- a CDS encoding anion permease, translating to MHAEEGQVVLGSAALARRLALLVGISAGAGLLGRWAGLELHQCIAGSVFLATILGTLLFWHLRLSIAFLGVSVLILTRSFDIPTFVESTSLPVILFLAGMMIVVGALRDLGFFTWVVQAIISMPGMTGRRFIAVTAVASALLACLVDEVTSMIFISVLIFQVCDRLKLNPAPYLIICVLCTNVGSAGTMMGNPVGIYIGTQAGLTFTDFMVWAFPIMLLALAATVVVTLLWYRADLREFDRRLAERMERNLSLAPRLEVPYKRSLALLIGTFTLIALHHQIEHVLKLDKNSVLLIAPLICAGITMIARPARARHYVEREIDWWTLMFFMLLFAVAGTLEHVGLTARMADAFTARFGHEPAGLIPVILATTAVGSAFVDNVVFVAAFSPVIRGLSESMFAMPLWWALLFGACFGGNITMIGSTANIVALGLLEKHSHVRIRFLQWLKVGFVSALVACLVAWGLLRVLSPAMERYAARRAAAAARP from the coding sequence ATGCATGCCGAGGAAGGACAGGTCGTACTGGGATCCGCCGCCCTGGCGCGACGGCTCGCGCTGCTGGTGGGGATCAGCGCCGGCGCCGGCCTGCTGGGCCGCTGGGCGGGGCTGGAACTCCACCAGTGCATCGCGGGGAGCGTCTTCCTGGCGACGATCCTCGGGACGCTGCTGTTCTGGCACCTGCGCCTCTCCATCGCCTTCCTCGGCGTGTCCGTCCTGATCCTGACCCGTTCGTTCGACATCCCGACCTTCGTCGAGTCCACCTCGCTGCCCGTGATCCTGTTCCTCGCCGGCATGATGATCGTCGTCGGCGCCCTGCGGGACCTCGGGTTCTTCACGTGGGTCGTGCAGGCGATCATCTCCATGCCGGGCATGACCGGCCGCCGGTTCATCGCCGTCACCGCCGTGGCCAGCGCGCTGCTCGCCTGCCTCGTGGACGAGGTGACCTCGATGATCTTCATCAGCGTGCTGATCTTCCAGGTCTGCGACCGGCTCAAGCTCAACCCCGCCCCGTACCTGATCATTTGCGTTCTCTGCACCAACGTCGGCAGCGCGGGCACGATGATGGGCAACCCCGTGGGCATCTACATCGGCACGCAGGCCGGCCTGACCTTCACGGACTTCATGGTCTGGGCCTTCCCCATCATGCTGCTGGCCCTCGCGGCCACCGTGGTGGTGACCCTGCTCTGGTACCGCGCCGACCTGCGCGAGTTCGACCGCCGGCTCGCGGAGCGGATGGAGCGGAACTTGAGCCTCGCGCCCCGCCTGGAGGTGCCCTACAAGCGGAGCCTGGCCCTGCTGATCGGGACCTTCACGCTGATTGCCCTGCACCACCAGATCGAGCACGTCCTGAAGCTGGACAAGAACAGCGTACTGCTGATCGCCCCGCTCATCTGCGCCGGGATCACCATGATCGCCCGCCCGGCCCGCGCGCGCCACTACGTGGAGCGCGAGATCGACTGGTGGACGCTGATGTTCTTCATGCTGCTCTTCGCGGTGGCCGGCACCCTCGAGCACGTCGGGCTCACCGCGCGCATGGCGGACGCGTTCACCGCGCGCTTCGGGCACGAGCCGGCGGGGCTGATCCCGGTGATCCTGGCCACGACGGCCGTGGGCTCGGCCTTCGTGGACAACGTGGTCTTCGTGGCGGCCTTCTCGCCCGTGATCCGGGGCCTCTCGGAAAGTATGTTCGCCATGCCGCTGTGGTGGGCCCTGCTTTTCGGCGCGTGCTTCGGCGGCAACATCACCATGATCGGCAGCACGGCGAACATCGTCGCGCTGGGCCTGCTGGAGAAGCACAGCCACGTCCGCATCCGCTTCCTGCAATGGCTCAAGGTCGGTTTCGTCAGCGCGCTCGTCGCCTGCCTGGTGGCCTGGGGCCTCCTGCGCGTGTTGAGCCCGGCCATGGAGCGCTACGCCGCGCGCCGGGCCGCGGCCGCGGCCCGGCCCTGA
- a CDS encoding PTS sugar transporter subunit IIA: MSPKPAALRISDFLHEKNILCNLEARTRDEALAELLDHLHRNEGGFDRDEALAEILIREKAASTVIHPGVALPHARMDTLDHLKLAVGLSAQGVDFLSPENGPVRAVFLILTPKTEPGAYLQFLAALTRTLSAIKEVRILAGCSTPAELCGLLAGGGAHFPPFLSALHVMNPQPVTLLESDHLGRALDLFCLHRLYDIPVVDEQGDVRGVVSLEDVLGLSMPEHVRWVEDLTPILQFEPFTDLLRKEQETRLADFMRESYASVAPDVPAIQLARIFLAEGVRQILVLEGRKLVGVVTLSGFIAKLFWA, translated from the coding sequence ATGAGCCCGAAGCCTGCCGCGCTCCGCATCAGTGATTTTCTCCATGAAAAGAACATTCTCTGCAACCTGGAGGCCCGGACGCGGGACGAAGCCCTCGCCGAATTGCTCGATCATCTGCACCGCAACGAGGGCGGATTCGACCGCGACGAGGCGCTCGCCGAGATCCTGATCCGCGAGAAGGCCGCCTCCACGGTCATCCATCCCGGAGTCGCGCTGCCCCACGCCCGGATGGATACCCTGGATCACCTGAAGCTGGCCGTGGGGCTGTCCGCCCAGGGCGTGGATTTCCTGTCGCCGGAGAACGGCCCCGTCCGGGCCGTCTTCCTGATCCTGACCCCGAAGACCGAGCCCGGGGCCTATCTCCAGTTCCTCGCGGCGCTGACCCGGACGCTGTCCGCGATCAAGGAGGTCCGGATCCTCGCCGGCTGCTCGACGCCTGCGGAGTTGTGCGGGCTATTGGCGGGCGGCGGCGCGCATTTCCCCCCGTTCTTGAGTGCGTTGCACGTGATGAACCCGCAGCCCGTGACGCTCCTGGAGAGCGACCACCTGGGCCGGGCGCTCGACCTGTTCTGCCTGCACCGCCTGTACGATATCCCCGTGGTGGACGAGCAGGGCGACGTGCGCGGCGTGGTGTCGCTGGAGGACGTGCTGGGGTTGAGCATGCCGGAGCACGTGCGCTGGGTGGAAGACCTGACCCCGATCCTCCAGTTCGAACCGTTCACCGACCTGCTGCGCAAGGAGCAGGAAACGCGGCTGGCCGATTTCATGCGGGAGAGCTACGCCTCCGTGGCCCCGGACGTACCCGCGATTCAACTGGCCCGCATCTTCCTGGCGGAAGGCGTCCGCCAGATCCTGGTGCTTGAGGGCCGTAAACTGGTCGGGGTGGTGACGCTGTCGGGATTCATCGCGAAGCTGTTCTGGGCTTGA
- a CDS encoding family 10 glycosylhydrolase, protein MRSAYSQVGCLVLLALVSCAPPARAGSVLLENFAYADPAEARKAWLPKDISPPVQAVPGGVTFPCPFDGEIDRVYWDRAVTLNLERYTSLELDLTCDRPEALRSLTIYFKSGEGWYVWGQPLRRAGRQSISLIKEQASAEGRPAGWHKIEAIRVSPWRGAPVGASLTLHALVAREDALLLVRATTSARDADERAVAEKLTRRLGGWLDDLGLPHGLISDDDVEAGRLRGARVAVLPYNAHPSSRMLAALKAFLETGGKLVVFYGAEPRLAALMGMKLGRYARTDVPGRWSSMTFVDSSARYLPARVFQESFNIMPAHPAARDAKVIAWWEDAAGRRTRDPAWVASPQGLWMTHILQNDDVRNKQEMLLGLLGRLDPALWQAAARHRLNTAGQVDSFPSLAAALEGIGRAAAGDGAVGKLLERAVALHQKMRALYDEGRFLEAVEAGRTLRQVLTEAYARVQSPRAGEFRGVWEHEGVGWYPGDWNRTCRLLAGAGLTAVFPNLLWGGLAHYPSRVLPESYSSRKLGDQAKACVEAAHRNGLEVHVWMVCWSLQNAPEDFRLRMKKEGRLQVTAAGATIPWLNPADPRNADLALAALRDLVARYPVDGIHLDYIRYPNGNSCFSPVSRREFEKDRGRRVDDWPRAAAPGGPLAAEYQRWRAGRITAFVRAVSREVRAVRPGLKVSAAVFSSYPESVASVGQDWGAWLQEGLVDFVCPMTYTSDAADFAARTQKHLALPGAKGRVLPGLGVTADECQLAADQAIEQIVAARRLGAPGFMLFDLSHTLREDILPYLRMGVTRGP, encoded by the coding sequence ATGCGAAGCGCGTATTCACAAGTCGGGTGCCTGGTCCTCCTGGCGCTGGTGTCGTGCGCGCCGCCGGCCCGGGCCGGCTCCGTGCTGCTGGAAAATTTTGCCTACGCCGATCCCGCCGAGGCGCGCAAGGCCTGGTTGCCCAAGGACATTTCGCCGCCCGTGCAGGCCGTGCCCGGCGGCGTGACGTTTCCCTGTCCCTTCGACGGCGAGATCGACCGCGTGTACTGGGACCGCGCCGTGACGCTCAACCTCGAGCGCTACACGAGCCTGGAACTGGACCTGACCTGCGACCGCCCCGAGGCCCTGCGCTCGCTGACGATCTACTTCAAGAGCGGCGAGGGCTGGTACGTCTGGGGCCAGCCGCTCCGCCGGGCGGGCCGGCAGTCCATCAGCCTGATCAAGGAGCAGGCCTCCGCCGAAGGCCGCCCGGCGGGCTGGCACAAGATCGAGGCGATCCGCGTCTCGCCGTGGCGCGGCGCCCCCGTGGGGGCGTCGCTGACGCTGCACGCGCTCGTGGCCCGCGAGGACGCGTTGCTGCTCGTGCGGGCGACCACGTCGGCCCGCGACGCGGACGAGCGGGCGGTGGCCGAGAAGCTCACGCGCCGCCTCGGCGGCTGGCTGGACGACCTCGGCCTCCCGCACGGCTTGATTTCCGACGATGACGTCGAGGCCGGCCGGCTCCGCGGCGCGCGGGTCGCGGTGCTGCCGTACAACGCCCACCCGTCCTCGAGAATGCTGGCCGCGCTGAAGGCCTTCCTCGAGACCGGAGGCAAACTGGTGGTCTTCTACGGCGCCGAGCCGAGGTTGGCCGCCCTGATGGGGATGAAGCTCGGGCGGTACGCGCGCACGGACGTGCCCGGCCGGTGGAGCTCGATGACCTTCGTCGATTCGTCCGCCCGCTACCTGCCCGCGCGCGTGTTCCAGGAGTCGTTCAACATCATGCCCGCGCATCCCGCCGCGCGGGACGCGAAGGTCATCGCCTGGTGGGAGGATGCCGCGGGCCGCCGCACGCGCGACCCGGCCTGGGTCGCCTCGCCGCAGGGACTTTGGATGACACATATCCTCCAGAACGACGACGTGCGCAACAAGCAGGAGATGCTGCTGGGCCTGCTGGGCCGGCTCGACCCCGCCCTGTGGCAGGCGGCGGCGCGGCACCGGCTGAACACGGCCGGGCAGGTGGATTCGTTCCCTTCGCTGGCGGCGGCCCTCGAGGGCATCGGGCGGGCGGCTGCCGGGGACGGGGCGGTCGGCAAGTTGCTGGAGCGTGCCGTGGCGCTGCACCAGAAGATGAGGGCGCTCTACGACGAGGGGCGTTTTCTCGAGGCGGTGGAGGCCGGCCGCACCCTCCGGCAGGTCCTGACCGAGGCGTATGCGCGGGTCCAGTCGCCGCGCGCCGGAGAGTTCCGCGGCGTCTGGGAGCACGAGGGCGTGGGGTGGTATCCCGGCGACTGGAACCGCACCTGCCGCCTGCTCGCCGGCGCGGGCCTGACCGCCGTGTTCCCGAACCTCCTCTGGGGCGGCCTGGCCCATTATCCCTCCCGCGTTCTGCCCGAGTCCTATTCCTCGCGCAAGCTGGGCGACCAGGCGAAGGCTTGCGTGGAGGCCGCCCATCGCAACGGCCTGGAGGTCCACGTGTGGATGGTCTGCTGGAGCCTCCAGAACGCGCCCGAGGATTTCCGGCTTCGCATGAAAAAGGAGGGCCGCCTCCAGGTGACCGCGGCCGGGGCGACGATCCCGTGGCTCAATCCCGCCGACCCGCGCAACGCGGACCTGGCCCTGGCCGCCCTCCGCGATCTCGTGGCGCGCTATCCGGTGGACGGCATCCACCTCGACTACATCCGGTATCCCAACGGGAACTCCTGCTTCTCGCCCGTCTCGCGCCGCGAGTTCGAGAAGGACCGTGGGCGGCGCGTGGACGACTGGCCGCGCGCCGCGGCGCCGGGCGGGCCGCTGGCCGCCGAGTACCAGCGCTGGCGCGCCGGCCGGATCACGGCGTTCGTCCGCGCCGTGTCCCGCGAGGTGCGGGCCGTACGGCCGGGCCTCAAGGTGTCCGCCGCCGTGTTCAGCTCGTATCCGGAGAGCGTCGCGAGCGTGGGGCAGGACTGGGGCGCGTGGCTCCAGGAGGGCCTCGTGGACTTCGTGTGCCCGATGACGTACACGAGCGACGCCGCCGACTTCGCGGCGCGGACGCAGAAGCATCTCGCGCTGCCCGGCGCGAAAGGCCGTGTCCTGCCCGGGCTCGGCGTGACGGCGGACGAGTGCCAGCTCGCCGCCGACCAGGCCATCGAGCAGATCGTCGCCGCTCGCCGGCTGGGCGCGCCCGGCTTCATGCTCTTCGATTTGAGCCACACCCTGCGCGAGGACATCCTGCCCTACCTCCGCATGGGCGTCACCCGCGGCCCGTGA